In the Hermetia illucens chromosome 1, iHerIll2.2.curated.20191125, whole genome shotgun sequence genome, gaatataactttgagaccgttgacaatttgtcctatctagggtcgaaaatcacaccgataacagctacgatgatgaaatccgcgcacgattgttgtcagccaacagagcctatttcagcttacaaagactgtaccgctcgaaacgtctcaccatagggtcgaagctcttactgtacaagactatgatcttgccagtcctcatgaattcctcggaaacttgggttattagcaagaaaaattgcgaactcttggccgcgttcgagagaagaatcctccgaagaatttttggccccctacatgagaatggacgattccgtagcctacacaatgacgaaatctgaatctgagcgataccatgactgtccggttgtggataaaatccagctcaataggttacggtgggcgggtcacttaatccgtatggatgaggatgatcccatccggaaagcctataagggcaatatctatggtagaaaaagaagacgaggcagactctgcctaagatggagcgatggcgtaggtcaggacgccagacagcttttagggatatcgaattggtagacctcggcgcaaaaccgggatgtctgaagttgcttattaaggcaagcctagaccggataccggttgttgcgccgttgatgacgatattTTTGACATTATTTTGGATACCAGTATGTCGCGGTCTCAGAGGATACATGATGACGACTGGCGATATTAGAGGAAGAAGGAAAACATTTTTCTATGGCTGAGTCAGCTTTTGAAAGCGAGGCAGATGAGGCTGTAGACGACGTTCAAAGCGAAGATGAGAACAGCTATATTACGGTAGAGGTAACTTTGCAAGAGGCAGCTCCCATAAAGGTACCTCTTGTAGCTGATTCTGCTTACTCTTCGAATTCCGCTAGCTTAGGGCGAATGTATTGTGTTCCTGAAAATACTTTTAACGAAAAATGTTTATTGACTCCAACCGTAGTAAACAAGGATAACCGTTTTTCAACAAATTAGTTACTTGATTCTTCGCGCGATACATATCATTAATCGGGAAAGAAAGATTTGAGTTTTTAGTCAGATATGTGAGGATGGATGATAAGACGTTGTGACCGCTTTTCGGCAAAATAATGCATTCCTACTGGCAAGGAATTCCAAGCGATATTAACCCTTTTCAAGTCAAATTTACTACTTTCCACAACAAATTCACGACTTTCCgaatcaaattcaaaacttaccaaatgaaattaacttttttaAATCAAGTTTGCGTTATTTAGATTCACAGGACTAAATTATTTCATGATTTAAGGGGAGTGGGTagccaaaattgaaaaaacaaaTAAGTTTTTTGTTATTAGcttaaaaaattcttcagactATCCCGAATGTAATGATATGTCTAAAAATCAAATTCAACAACTagaagtatttaaaaaaaaatattgaagttaATTGTTATGACCTGTGAGTTAGCGGACCATGAAATCAGTCAAAACCAAGACTATTTTATAGTTTAAAAAACTTCTCGGGTGTTTTATTGGAATCGAAATATGAAATGCCACGTTTTTAGCCTCTCCTGAAAAATCACGTTCTTTCCGATAAATGGTCCCTTTTCTCGGAACCAAGTCAACTAATTGTTCCAGGATTTTGCAATATTGTAGAGTAATGCTTCTTCTTTCATTATGGAAGAACGATTTCAAATACATTCCATACTTACcgagaaaaaatatcaaaataggaaaaacaagtcgagaaaccgaaagcttcacgtttcaggtataaaagatatttccgtgtgtacatagttgAAAATTCCATCGCCTTCTatcttttagaaagcgatttaaaaaaatcatttgatggaaagcaccgggaaaccggaagcggacgcttcaggtatgaaaggtttttttacAAAGACATGTGTTTACAAATGTGCATTTATCCtattagtacgcagcacgtaatatatgcatatatcatgtgGAAATATCCACTTTGAAGAGATATTGAcgtttaaagtcttgaatttgcgaaaaaGCGATCATTTTGACCTatgatattataactttgttagtaatagtgcgatttctaccaaactcatgatgtatattatagcctacattgctacttcgtggtactagaatgaactgtaatagccaattattaaaaattataataatatattattgtcaacttcatttgaaccgatatcggtatgtagggtatttcggagcctgatttctgggttgggcagtttctgagagtgggaccgtcaaagaaatgatcactttcagccttccgcactccccacctttccataaAGTTGCAAAACTAAGAcgggtttcggaaagtactaaccgagaccattcatttgatgccccacatgactatatttgtgaaaaagcaatttacacccccttttgcatataaggttttgtgctgccctatgtgaggaacgatgagtgcatAACAGTTTCGTGTATGCAtacttaaaaattccattgcctaaTTTTTTATGCTTTGACTTGGAAAACAGTGtactgataatagtcaaccttagTTATACCCtttacactaggagttcaatattattagtaaatgtcAAGAAAGTAACgtatttcgggtataaaggttttggtacttcgggtataaaggttttgcgttcatcttatatgagaaactttgTACGTATTCCATTCATATATGGttaaaaacacaaaacattctttcatattttttgaaacTAGAAGATATACGTACGTAATATAAAAGTAGATGATGGTTATGGTTGTGGTTGGTTAcgaatgcacgaaatttactATAAAGTTAAATGTctcactttctataactttgctgATGATGggaggatttccttcaaacttccaaaAGCTACGCCTTATGTTATTCCTTATATCACCACTCAATTTTATACTTCAAGcccgaacttaaagggggtttccgattgaatttctaaaatatgctaatatactattaataactttatttgtgttgaTGATATCGTTCTGATGAACGGGATACGTTTTGAGGCTTGAtctcgtttagatacaccactgtgatttttcctGATTTGTCAGTTGAATGGGTtccgagaacgagacttgtCACACTTTTTGGTGGTTATATTTTTCGCCCTTACTCCCCTACATTTTACCCGGCAGCAAAAtgtgatcagtttcgaaaagtaataattgaacCACAACCACtgggtggtcaaagagtagtataggtcgcagggcgaaacgtggatgggTACCCACGACACACGGTATGACACAACACTAAGCTCTACATGGTGGCCGTAGGTAGCTCCTTCTTAACGAAACGCTGTAGACGAGGAAAGTTGAAGGCgactctcccgcgcctaaaaacgggacaacttGTTCCAAGTCGTCCTCCCGGTTGAGGGGTGGgtgggctgataaccctacatggaaaagaaCTTGCAATGAAGCCAAGAAAGGTGCCTCGGACCGgattgataacacaacgacaaacccggcaacgtaaACGGAATAACGTGTTGCAGGGGTTaacgtaacagcgttgcaggagatgcactacatatattatggtggccatccagtaaaccatgtgctcggagtatgtTTCTTCATCATCGCAtcagtgcaacaaccggtatccggtctagacccgccttaataaggaactccagacatcccggttttgcgccgaggtccaccaatttgatatccataaaagctgtctggcgtcatgacctacgccatcgctccatctcaggcagggtctgcctcgtcttctttttctaccatagatattgcccttatagactttccgggctagattatcatcattcatacggattaagtgacccgcccaccgtaacctattgagccggattttattcacaacctgacggtcatggtattgcttataggtttcgtcgttatgtaggctacggaatagtccatcctcagaGGGTTTTTCTCTATAAGGCGGCCCCAAGACCTcaagtctacgaggaatacatgaggactggcaatatcattgtcttgtacagtaagagctttgaccctatggtgagacgtttcgagcggaacagtttttgtaagcgaaatacgctctgttggttgccaacaaccgtgcgtggatttcatcatcttagctgttatcgattatgattttttaccctagataggagaaattatcaacggtctcaaagttgtagtctccaccagtgcggtttgatgttgttggttggttggcattggcaccatatactttgtcttgccttcattgatgtgtagcctaagatctcgcgccgcctgctcgatttggatgaaggcagtttgtacgtctcggatggctgtttccatgatgtcgatatcgtcagcataggccagtagttagatggacttaaagaggattatacctcttgcatttacttcagaatcacggatcactttctccagggccaggttgaagaggacgcatgatagggcatcccctagtcgtaaaccgttgttgatgtcgaatgattttGAGAGTGGACCTGCTGTTTTTATCgggcatcgcacattggtcagtcagttttatcaatttcgttggaataccgaattctctcacggccgtgtacagttttacgctggttatgctatcatgggcagctttaaagtcgttgaatagatggtgtaactgatgtccatattccaacagtttttccatcacagcaaatctgatctgttgctgatttgcctggagtgaagcctctttagtatggtccaatgattttctggacgtatggggctgtcgagatagcggagaatattttatagatggtacccagcaacgtgataccggtataattgctgcactgtgtgatatctcccttttgatgtatgagacagatagtgcctcgttgccagtcgtcaaccattgattcgctatctcaCACTTTGACCAcagttgatgaacaacttggtgtaattggtcgcctccatatttacccaattcggctgtaattccatcggcgatttatgattttttgccgatgaattgcataccgtttcttctacacttggtggtggcagtatttgtccgctattttcagttggcgggacctccaagtcgccgattttctggttgttcagtagttcatcgatGTAATCAACCCGTCATTCCAATATggtcattctgtcggaaatcagatttccctctttgtctcggcaggatgggtatcgaggtgtataaagcttcattctgctgacttgttggtaaaacttccgcgcctggtgcggatcCTTCCTgtccttttctagttcacagacctgttggttctcgcaggcttcctttttccgtctatgaagctgcttctccgctcgacggagttcgtgataagtctctgcgcgtgcccgcgttctttgcgaatgcaacattacccgatatgcggcattcttccgttccgttgctagcttacattcatcgtcaaatcagctgtTGCGACTTTTttgtgactggggccaagtatatttgaggccgcatttatgataacgttcttcaggtggttgtgaagatcatttgttgatgcttcgtctccagaaTCTctcttgactgcggttattgcagcatccatttcgcccttataggagTTGCGGGGGGCTATGTTGGGAATTGCTTCAGTTTTCACTCTTGccttagtgttaactctcacttgattgtcagaggggattctaggttgtATTGTTtttggagctcggagcaccatgccaacgagatagtggtccgagtctgtattggccccctctatctatatgttctgacattcatcaaggctgagaggtggcggcgttcatcgaacacgtggttaatttggttgaaagtggtctcgtctggagaggcctgcgtatgtttgtggaccgtttccGCAAacgaggtacttccaacaaccatttcgtcagagactgctaactgaataattcgccGTCCGCTGTCattagtatccctatgtaagctatgggagcccgctccgtccctacttgactgttgaaatctccaagtatgattttgacatcatgcttgggacaggtttcgaaggTCAGCtcagctgcctcgtagaaggtatccttctccgactctgcagtgtcctctgtaggggcgtgaacgtttatgaggcttatagttctaaacttgcctcggaaacACAGAGTACAtatcctttcgcttatattttcaaagccgataacagcaggtttcgttttctggctgactgagaaacctactccgagcacatggtttaaataaataaataaataaataaataaataaataaataaataaataaaaatccatCAAGTTCGAggttccttccgtggcttcgtaatggTACAttctgtcccgtttttaggcgcgggacacTTGCCATCATCCGTCTCCGTCTGTAAGTTTTcaaaaagaaagaactcccaacggTCGCCACGTGCAGGTGGAGATAGAGATCAAGAAAACCGACCAAACTCCTGTTCAACAACCTCCAGTGGCAAAATCTAACAGAGAAGTTAGATATGCTGATTTTTACCAGGCAGGACTTCAGTAATTTCGTACACTATGAGCAGTTCAACCCATGAATTATCTTAATTTCTTGCACTCAATCATTGGCAGGGCGTGACACTAGAACGTTTATTTATCTTTCTCTTCCACCGAAGTGATCTACTCCCTAAAAGTTAGCTAATTGCTACAGGGTTAAGTAGAGCAGTAATTTACTAGAAGAGAGTCTATTCACATTCATATTCTCATTTTGTGAACACCAGAATGAGATCCATAAACATATCCCATATATAACCACGGCTTTCATGCAACTTCCGCTATCAGCCTCACTATGTAATTCCCAAAgcagtatacagttctgaaatcattgcgatctgtggCGTCTTTACCTTTCCTGTCCagggcaataacaaattctctgtTATCACggcgctgaacttctcggcatTTCGGAGTTCGAGTGCGCCATGCTCACCATCACTCAGAGCgctcagtagagccttcaaccgcttccgttcatcgatccgctttcacgatTTTGTAGTCTGCCAGATCTTACCACACTGCTTTGGGGCTGGCCGACAATCTGTATAGCACCTGacaaaaaagcatttttaatgACAACTCAATGTTCAACGATATTCTTAGGCAGGTTACTTAGTATATCTGAAATtcaatcagcaagataactctcccactCTCGGttgacagctgggtcatacaagcggtcgatgttgagcgtGGGGATCGCAGCTCCCCGACCCCACGAGAACGCAACAAGTAAGCGACTATCAATtgttgatccctttcgaggccgatgttagcACCTCCCTTGGTGCGCACATCCaatagacaactcctaaatatacTGCTGATTGTGAAgaggtcgatctgattgctcgcagAGCTGCCGTCAGCTTAAACCCAACTGAACTTATGGCAGGTCCTGTGATCAAAATTTCCCATCACTGTAGTTACGGTCAACAAGACGTGTTTCCCCGTTACTTGTCCGGGTGAGATGTTATCAGATCACGCATTCAGaatacccatcacgatcacaatgtcacctttaagagtttctcctgaactgcaactaattgcttgtagaaagtATCcacctccactatatcggaagtctctgcTATTGAGTAGCGTGGCAAAATTGTGATTTGTCTGCTAccgcttggctttccagagtacaaccGCGCTTTGCCGCAAGAGGgggaggaatactctccagagtcccaccatcttacttccctcatgtccagaatgtccagcttatatacAAGTGACTACACTGGAAACTTTTACTACCTTTGTCGAGGGGTGTGCGCACATTTGAGGAACCAACCgtagtccgtttttgatagccaaaattCGTAGTCTTGAGGTCAGTCCCGATCCGAGACGTTGTTGTTTCAGTAGCAATAACGTTTCAAAATTTGTCGGttgctagcccataaatttctatcccgtttagtcgcctcttacgtcCAAAAAGGGAAGACCTTAAGCGTATTctcaagccccaactcacaggacgCGCAATTAGACAAGAAACAATTAAAATTGGGAGAAATCTCTCCGTGGTTTCTCCAGATTtgcaattaatttaaaaaattaagataTATATGGATAGCTATTTGCATTTGTTTGCCTGTAAATGATGTCAATGAAATCTTCAGAATCGTCTCTTGCCTATCTACTTTATCCCTATTATTTTCTTACTATCCATTACTAGATGTCAATATGGATACTAAACAAAGTGCTTAAACGCAAACTTATAAATCAGATTATTAAATTATATCTACTTGATGAGGGTTGAAACATACAGTATACAGAATAGAAAGAATAACCACATTTATTACTAGCAAGGCGtgaaattgatatttttgaCACAGGTTTTCCTTTTGCTTATCGAGAGATTCTAATCGGCCGCAGGACAAGAGAATATGtccaaaatgaccaaaaatagTCTTGTTCAATACGAATATGTGTTTCCGAGGGAGAGTGGTCATGTTTGAGGCATAAGCAGTTTTGTGTACTGCAATGAAAGTGGTTATCTATTTTTCGAAAGAAATGgcttaatttttgttttgtaaGTTTTGAAAAAGCAGGAATATCACTTCATCTGCCACTATATATAGCATTTCAGAAGAGTTCCTTTACCAAACAATCAGCAATCTTACTCTCTATGTTCTGCAATCTTCCCCTAACAAAAAAGTCGTAACTGAATGTGTTCTCCTACTTTGAAGCGGgttgtattttaaattatgcaTAACGAGTATCGTATCTACTGCCCGTGTGGTATCTTTTCACAAGGACGTGTAGTTTTCGGGTTTGTGTGGGCTTTCTATTTCCTGCACCTTCCAGATATTTGTAGACCAGCATTCATATGCCAGTAGGAGCTTACTGAGGATGGAAAGAAGAACGAACAGAATAACATGACACCAGCTCATTAGGGATGCAGCTTCTACTCTTCTGTGGTGTGATGTTGGTCGACTTTGGTTTAGTCAAAGTgtccaaaaaaatatattttctctcTTTGGCGAAAACATATTCATAAATAATTGAGCGAAAATATTTGGTTTACACTTTAGAGAGTTCTATTGTTCTATTATTTTCTGTGACTTTGACCTTATTCATCgtgcatttaagggggtcatcccgtgtatcggatccgcggaattgcatttgtttgcatcaattgtatctagatatactgTAGAATATAAGAACAAAGTGATTTCTGATATTCGGagccgttcggaaattatagtgttaaaagcTAAAAGGATAAGCATtaaaagcaaaggctatacatgtgcttctgcaagaaacctaaggtttatggactaggtacgaGGGGGGGGGCCCCAAAAAAACgggaatttcgtcataacttcttcatttctcaatatttttacctCAAATTTTGATTaccttcaaagtattcgcctTCAACTACAACGTACTTCTCCAAATGATTCTTTCattgttcaaaaaattttttaaattcactcattGGGATCTCCTTTAAGCCATCCAGCGATTTTTGTATCACCTTCTccacagtggcaaaacgctttcctttcatattccttttgagtCGTATCCATGGCACCACGATTCATCATCAGTAATCACTTTGGCAAAAATTCAGGGTcctcttcgagctgattttgaagctccaaacatgcctgaagtcgaCGCTCCCTTTACTCATCAGTGAGAAGGCGCGGGACGAAtctggctgcaacccttctTATGTGCAAATCTTCGGATCAAATTCTCTGCATTGAACTCCATAACATTCCCGACATCTCACAGAGTTGATCAACGGTTCGGCGACGGTCTTCACGAACGAGGGTATTGATTTCGTCGACATTTTTATCAGTTTTTGACGTTGAGGGGCGTCCTGAACGAAGTTAGTCTTCAATagacatttttccattttcaaaatgtgaaaactaatcgTAAACTTTGAttttacttaaggcagcatccccataagcattcttaagcattacaatagtttcTGCGGGCGATTTCcccaacaggaaacaaaatttcacagccgcgcgttgttctcgacaatctgcctttacgttttcgccgaaatgtaaaaagttgttttacaaaaaaaaactcacaGGCGAACCGATGAATTCACAGCGACCCAACTTCGAACACTGACGCAGGTGGCGTAACAATAACGGACATGTGGGCAAACAATAGGTTCCTCCACTCTCCCTcccttcacagacggaaaaaggaagcctgggagaaccaacaagtctgcgaactagaaaagtacagggagcaaccacaccaggcgcggaagttttatcaacaagtcagcaggatgaagccttatacacctcgatgcacatcctgccgagacaaagagggaaatctgatttccgacagaatgggcatattggagcgctgggttgagtactttgatgagctactgaacaaccagaatatcggcgagctggaggtcccgccaactgaagacgacggacaaatactgccaccgccaagtttaggagaaacagtccgtacaattcatcggctaaaaaaccataagtcgccaggagccgatggaattacagccgaattggctaaatatggagatGATCAGTTacacaagtggttcatcaacttctgctcaaggtatgggacagcgaatcaatgcctgacgattggaaacgaggcattatctgtctcatacataaaaagggagatatcacgcagtgcagcaattatagaggtatcacgttactgagtaccatctataagatattctcctctatcttgctaggccggatagccccatacgcccagaacatcattgacccataccaaagaggcttcgcttcAGGcatatcagcaacagatcagattgtctctgtgcggcaagcgatggaaaaactgctggaatatggacaacagttgcaccatctgttcatagactttaaagccgcctatgatggcatagccagggtgaaactgtacacggccatgagagaattcggtatcccgacgaaattaataagactgactaggctaaccctgaccaatgtgtgaggccagataaaagcagcaggatcgctctcaagaccattcaacatcaacaacggtctacgacaaggggatgccccatcatgcgtcctctttaacctgaccctcgagaaagtgatccgtgatgctgaggtaaatgcaagaggtacgatcctcttacatgaggatggacgattgcgtagcctacacaatgacgaaatctatgagcgataccatgaccgtccggctttggataaaatccggctcaataggttacggtgggcgggtcacttaatccgtatggatgaggatgatccagcccgggaagtctataagggcaatatctatggtagaaaaagaagacgaggcagaccctgcctaagatggagcgatggcgtaggtcagggcgccagacagcttttagggatatcgaattggtggacctcttggcaaaaccgggatggctggagtaccttattaaggcaggcctagaccggataccggttgttgcgccgttgatgatgatgactctcCCTCGCCACGACAGCGTAATTCCCGGAACTTATGGGTCCCCCCtcgtataacagattaatggtcagttaagattttatggctaaaaatcacattctactttttaaatgcgtttttctcgaaactgccaACCTAAAACCAATATCTGTCCTacgaaattcttcgaaattttcacgacttattcagaacatatttctacggtccgcaagctaggataattgcgattcattgagtagtttttcttttattcattaaagaagccttaaaaaagtaCCAAAATTCAGAAAGAAAAGTTTAACACCGTACCAAAAATTCACCTTctaacaatttttagtaatcgtagtttgcggactgtagttcaGTCTctatgttaaaatgccgtttatttttttttaaagataatcgtagcgccctctagcgtggcaactGAAAATCCCTttgtttggagatgggtgtataaattgctatgTATTTCAGTAACAAACTATGCAtacgggctggaaaaattactatgcacgctcaagatattagtaaatctatggtgaaacattcgtatttgtatctttatccacttcttcacaaaaaaattcgaaaaaagctaaaaaaacggccttcactcgGGGTGGCCTCCTCAAGACGTTTTAGCTAATGATGGGaattaaatgattttatttgttttcaagTGTGACTTTCATTATTTGAGTAAAGGGAAGGGTTTTTGGATACATGATATGGGGCTTTCTATCTTAACTTAAATCATAACTTTTGAAATGGCTTGAAAAGTATCGCAGATGGTACTCACAATGGCCCAacattattatataaaaaatatttaaattcgtTCAATTTTTAAATGCAATCCATTTGCCGGTGAAAGGGTAGGTATAGTCTTTGAAAATTCCATGGGAATCGGTGTCTTGGAACAAACTTTAAAATTGAAGTTCTTAAGTAGCATAATAAGGCCAATACGGGCTTGCATTCTTCCGAACCGAAGACCAATGCAGTTTCTTGGCCCATCCCCGAATGGCAGGAACGCCATGGGATGTCTGTTTCTGATCTGATCCGATGCAAATCTGTCAGGATCGAACTTTTCTGGATTAGGGTAATACTCAGAGTCATGATGGATGCCATACACTGGAATTACGACCGTTTGACCTTTTTGAATAACCACATTCGAATTTTTCACTTTATAGTCATCATGAGCATTCCTTCTCAACGTCACAACCGGCGGATATTTCcgaagactctctgaaaataaatgttttgaaaattggACTTGGCTATTGTCGTTTTACGGTAGCTGAACAATTAAGAGAGCTTAAATAGAAGGATACGTACCATTAATAACTTGGTCAATGTAGATCATTTCTTTTGCAGCTTCATAGGTCAAATTTCCATCATGTttattaagtacatcattaacTTCTTTGCGAGCTTTCTGCTGGATATGCGGATTCAACGCCATTTCATATAAACTGAAAGTCATAGCGGTGGACGATGTTTCAAATCCTGCGGCGAAAAACAGGAATGCTTGGGCAGTCACCTGTTCAATAGTTAGTTTATCCAATTTCACATTGTTTTCATTATCTGTGGTGACATTATCCATCAGCTCAATGAGTAAGTTCATGAAATCATTACGTTTGACATTATTCTTTCGACGATAGTCCACAGTTTCTCGAACAATTCGCATAAAGAATTCCGTGACGTCTTCCcggaaaattttcatatgaagGAATTTGGCAATTTCTGGAAATTGCATCACGATTCCTCTACCAATGATCCCCAATCTTAATTCAAATGTTAAGCG is a window encoding:
- the LOC119651378 gene encoding probable cytochrome P450 6a21 codes for the protein MKFYPLTLLTIIIVLFSLVYIFFKRKFAYWSDRGVKYLEPRIPLGNLPFGRYEHLKTIFGNIYALKDKSPFIGGYIFTNPVVVATDLDFVQDILVRDFQNFHERGVFNNEKDEPLSAHLFSLDGQRWKSLRMKLSPTFTSGKMKFMFPTMVDVAEKFCEALTEVLHKESIHDVKDLLARFTTDVIGTCAFGIECNSLKDPDNDFRKYGRLTFELRLGIIGRGIVMQFPEIAKFLHMKIFREDVTEFFMRIVRETVDYRRKNNVKRNDFMNLLIELMDNVTTDNENNVKLDKLTIEQVTAQAFLFFAAGFETSSTAMTFSLYEMALNPHIQQKARKEVNDVLNKHDGNLTYEAAKEMIYIDQVINESLRKYPPVVTLRRNAHDDYKVKNSNVVIQKGQTVVIPVYGIHHDSEYYPNPEKFDPDRFASDQIRNRHPMAFLPFGDGPRNCIGLRFGRMQARIGLIMLLKNFNFKVCSKTPIPMEFSKTIPTLSPANGLHLKIERI